In one Candidatus Absconditicoccus praedator genomic region, the following are encoded:
- a CDS encoding rhodanese-like domain-containing protein, producing MQKLFIIITTISFSFLTGCIQQNTTNYKNNFNSISTEEFVNLKQSGKYQIIDIRNKHELQNTGHIPKAKKIEYYSKEFLEILKNLDKDKKYLIYCNTGNRTSHTLDIMENMGFEKAFHLKGGIQEWMKEENDLINCSTSYIC from the coding sequence ACTTTTTATAATAATTACAACTATATCATTTAGTTTTTTAACTTGATGTATACAACAAAACACTACTAATTATAAAAATAATTTCAACAGTATATCTACAGAAGAGTTTGTGAATCTAAAACAAAGCTGAAAGTATCAAATAATAGATATAAGAAACAAGCATGAACTTCAAAACACTTGACATATACCAAAAGCAAAAAAAATTGAATACTACAGCAAAGAGTTTTTAGAGATACTCAAAAATCTAGATAAAGATAAAAAATATCTAATTTACTGCAATACTGGCAATAGAACCTCTCATACTTTGGATATTATGGAAAATATGTGATTTGAAAAAGCATTTCATTTAAAGTGATGAATTCAAGAATGGATGAAAGAAGAAAATGATCTTATAAATTGCAGTACATCATATATTTGTTAA